Proteins encoded in a region of the Watersipora subatra chromosome 5, tzWatSuba1.1, whole genome shotgun sequence genome:
- the LOC137397164 gene encoding microfibril-associated glycoprotein 4-like, whose product MADKFDASKLLDGLTECLTVRTTAGCEATLPSSSQSLATEEVVSKQSTSEQLTTDELANDQSVTSEMLTPQDCQELYEQGNRCPGVYQVNPPHTDGEPFPVWCDFIDGRGWTVFQKRFNGSIDFFKNWTDYQVGFGNTDGEHWLGLDKIHALTRSNTKLSIFLRAANGTTESGIWPSFYINGLADGYRLTINNDGYRGSLDSSGLDYHNGMKFSTPDRDQDTYGSNCAVIRKSGWWYKACNSVLLNGLYGAGGWDGIMWKSTSNHFTESVMRISRN is encoded by the exons ATGGCAGATAAATTTGATGCTAG CAAGCTGCTAGACGGTTTGACTGAGTGCCTGACAGTTCGAACTACTGCTGGATGTGAGGCTACTCTGCCTTCTTCAAGCCAAAGTCTAGCAACAGAAGAAGTGGTTTCAAAACAATCAACAAGCGAACAACTTACAACAGATGAACTAGCAAATGACCAGTCTGTGACTAGTGAGATGCTAACACCTCAAG ATTGTCAAGAGTTGTACGAGCAAGGAAATAGATGCCCTGGAGTTTATCAAGTCAATCCACCTCATACAGATGGTGAACCATTTCCTGTCTGGTGTGACTTTATTGATGGCCGTGGATGGACTGTGTTCCAAAAAAGATTTAACGGTTCAAtcgatttttttaaaaactggaCGGATTACCAAGTTGGATTTGGTAATACAGATGGAGAACATTGGTTAG GTTTAGATAAAATCCATGCTTTGACCAGATCAAACACCAAACTGTCCATTTTCCTTAGAGCAGCTAATGGAACCACAGAGTCAGGAATATGGCCAAGCTTTTATATTAATGGTCTAGCAGATGGTTATAGGCTAACG ATTAATAATGATGGCTATCGTGGGAGTTTAGATAGCTCTGGTCTGGACTACCATAATGGGATGAAGTTTAGCACTCCTGATCGTGATCAAGACACTTATGGAAGCAATTGTGCTGTAATACGAAAAA GTGGTTGGTGGTACAAAGCCTGCAATAGTGTATTGTTAAATGGATTATATGGTGCGGGTGGCTGGGACGGGATTATGTGGAAGAGCACATCCAACCACTTCACCGAGTCTGTAATGAGAATCTCCAGAAATTAG